One Helianthus annuus cultivar XRQ/B chromosome 12, HanXRQr2.0-SUNRISE, whole genome shotgun sequence genomic region harbors:
- the LOC110895792 gene encoding probable xyloglucan endotransglucosylase/hydrolase protein 28: MDYLLLILGFVFALASGSSTTLPISSFDEGFSHLFGDNNMQVLKDGKSVHLSLDQRTGSGFLSHDLYLHGFFSASIKLPAYYTAGVVVAFYMSNGDMYEKNHDEIDFEFLGNIKGKEWKIQTNVYGNGSTNVGREERYSLWFDPSNDFHQYSILWTQDHIIFYVDNVAIREIKRTESMGGDFPSKPMTLYATIWDASEWATNGGKYKVNYKYAPYVAEFSNFVLHGCTVDPIDLMSLQCDPETSIDSIIPMERIKMESFRKNHMKYSYCHDKKRYTTPPSECVVDSKEAKWLKNFNPITLGDSGHLHHHGKRHHQS, translated from the exons ATGGATTATTTGCTTTTAATACTAGGCTTTGTTTTTGCTCTGGCTTCTGGGTCTTCAACCACTCTGCCCATTTCATCTTTTGATGAAGGTTTTTCCCATTTGTTTGGAGATAATAATATGCAGGTTTTGAAAGATGGAAAATCTGTTCATTTATCTCTTGATCAAAGAACAG GTTCTGGATTTCTATCACATGACCTTTATCTTCATGGATTCTTCAGTGCCTCTATCAAGCTTCCTGCTTATTACACTgctggtgttgttgttgctttttat ATGTCAAATGGAGACATGTATGAGAAAAATCATGATGAAATCGACTTTGAGTTCTTGGGTAATATCAAAGGAAAAGAATGGAAAATACAAACCAATGTTTATGGCAATGGAAGCACAAATGTTGGAAGAGAAGAAAGATATAGCCTTTGGTTTGATCCTTCTAATGATTTTCATCAATATAGCATTCTTTGGACTCAAGATCACATAAT ATTTTATGTTGATAATGTCGCTATTAGAGAAATTAAAAGAACCGAATCGATGGGTGGGGACTTCCCATCCAAGCCCATGACATTATATGCGACAATATGGGATGCCTCGGAATGGGCCACAAACGGAGGCAAGTACAAGGTAAATTACAAATACGCCCCTTACGTTGCTGAATTTTCTAACTTTGTCCTCCATGGATGCACGGTGGACCCCATCGACCTCATGTCATTGCAATGTGACCCGGAAACAAGTATTGACTCAATAATACCTATGGAGAGGATCAAAATGGAGAGCTTTAGAAAGAATCACATGAAATACTCATATTGCCATGACAAAAAAAGGTACACAACGCCCCCTTCCGAATGTGTTGTGGATTCTAAAGAAGCCAAGTGGCTGAAAAACTTCAACCCCATTACACTTGGTGATAGTGGTCACCTTCACCACCATGGGAAGAGACACCATCAGAGTTGA
- the LOC110893441 gene encoding uncharacterized protein LOC110893441, whose protein sequence is MDNFMSYGENLEGMRASSSTKPDNEATDANKKPMSFASVVPKKKDMVKVNFRHLEANEQMEGVDVVITMSSVKEVSERYANTLYGYFLGKRLAFPVVDYFARNNWSKYVISKFMMNAKGFSFFKFKTKEGMDKLLKDGPWLIKNVQIILNEWSPAITVMKEDINTIPVWVKIHDIPLAAFTEDGLSLLASKIDLKRNVTIAVPGLNGNGYSKVDVKVEYDWEPSRCLACCVFGHEESTCPKNPIRQDNNDSKEQNDGYTEVTRKKGSQQGNNNKNQKPQQGVQLKNQKPKMVYRPIPKNKSSGGATSSSQICLSNTFDVLQDGDGIKTATRNPSSKPDSSNKGGKGITEEVFLDENEFEVDDLLTEIPKSMARKSDDKNPEGASTPGYEVSNGVVLPLGI, encoded by the exons ATGGATAACTTTATGTCATATGGAGAAAACTTGGAAGGAATGAGGGCCTCCTCATCTACTAAACCTGACAATGAGGCGACAGATGCTAATAAAAAACCTATGTCATTTGCTAGTGTTGTCCCGAAGAAAAAGGATATGGTAAAAGTGAATTTCAGGCACTTGGAAGCAAATGAACAGATGGAAGGTGTTGACGTTGTTATAACAATGTCTTCGGTAAAAGAGGTGAGTGAACGCTATGCCAACACATTGTATGGGTATTTTCTTGGTAAAAGACTTGCGTTTCCGGTAGTTGATTATTTTGCTAGGAATAATTGGTCGAAGTATGTGATTTCAAAATTTATGATGAATGCGAAAGGTTTCTCTTTCTTCAAATTTAAAACTAAGGAAGGCATGGATAAGTTACTCAAAGATGGTCCTTGGTTGATAAAGAATGTTCAAATCATTTTGAATGAATGGTCACCGGCTATTACGGTAATGAAAGAGGACATTAATACTATACCGGTGTGGGTTAAAATCCATGATATTCCATTGGCAGCATTTACGGAAGATGGATTGAGTTTACTTGCTTCAAAAATAG ACTTGAAGAGGAATGTTACAATTGCAGTGCCTGGTTTGAATGGGAACGGATACTCTAAGGTTGATGTTAAAGTAGAATACGATTGGGAACCATCTAGGTGTTTAGCATGTTGTGTCTTCGGACATGAGGAGTCTACTTGTCCAAAAAATCCTATTCGACAGGATAATAATGATTCGAAAGAGCAGAATGATGGTTATACTGAAGTTACAAGGAAGAAAGGGAGTCAGCAAGGAAATAATAACAAAAATCAGAAACCCCAGCAAGGAGTCCAGcttaaaaatcaaaaaccaaAGATGGTGTACAGGCCGATACCTAAGAACAAATCAAGTGGGGGTGCGACATCCTCTTCCCAAATTTGTTTGTCTAATACCTTTGATGTTTTGCAAGATGGAGACGGGATTAAAACGGCAACTCGGAACCCTAGTAGTAAACCGGACTCTAGTAATAAGGGTGGTAAGGGTATTACGGAGGAGGTGTTTCTAGACGAAAATGAGTTTGAGGTTGATGATCTCCTAACAGAAATTCCAAAATCTATGGCTCGGAAATCAGATGACAAAAATCCTGAGGGTGCAAGCACACCCGGTTACGAGGTTTCCAATGGGGTAGTATTGCCGCTTGGAAtataa